One window of the Rosa rugosa chromosome 3, drRosRugo1.1, whole genome shotgun sequence genome contains the following:
- the LOC133741087 gene encoding MADS-box transcription factor ANR1-like isoform X4, translated as MGEELSGLSTKDLQNLESKLEMSLKGVRLKKEQILNEEIIDLSQKGDLIHQEKIELYKKLDVIGKENVELQRKAYGARNVNEENKSSEPSFTITNGYHLHAPIHLQLSQPQNQTEPQPQNNVPANTIKLGLYLQ; from the exons ATGGGTGAAGAACTATCTGGTTTGAGCACCAAAGATCTACAGAACCTGGAAAGCAAACTGGAGATGAGTTTGAAAGGCGTCCGGTTGAAAAAG GAACAGAtattaaatgaagaaataatAGACCTGAGCCAGAAG GGAGATCTCATACATCAAGAGAAAATAGAACTGTATAAGAAGCTAGACGTCATAGGTAAAGAGAATGTGGAACTCCAAAGAAAG GCCTATGGAGCAAGGAATgtgaatgaagaaaacaaaagctCCGAACCTTCTTTTACCATTACTAATGGATATCATTTGCATGCACCCATCCATCTCCAGCTAAGCCAGCCACAGAATCAAACTGAGCCTCAGCCTCAGAACAATGTACCAGCAAATACAATCAAATTAGG ATTGTATCTGCAGTAG